TATTAATTTGGATTTTCTGTCAAAAAAATAGTTATTTGCAGCATAAGTAAGGCAACTAGAACGAAACAGCCCATGATATTTAATAAAACCAATATTCTTATTTTTTGCTTGTTGGCCGTTATCAATTTGGTTGCGGTAATGCTCAGTAACCGAAAAAAGAAATTCGGGTTGTTTCCTGCTCGCTTATTTTTGGTGCTCTTTATTGCTTTATGGATTGGAAAAATTTTGGTGTATTTCTATGTCGATAAAAAAATGCAGGATTATCAATTAGACCAGCTGCAGGTACTGGGAGATTTTAGAGAATACAAAACCGGAAAGTCGGTAGGTTATGTCACCAAAGGACTCAAAACCAAAAGCATTAAATCTGTATATTATTTGCGCTATATAATTCGTATCGCTACAGTACAATCCATTATTTCCGGAGTACTTGCGCTGTATGGATTGATATCGGTTTATAATCGCAATGAATACTATGCAAAAATGCTAGGGATACACATTCTTGGTATTATTTTTTGCTTAGGAATGGAATACAACATTATTTAGTTGCCGGCAAAACTTTTGCACTCACTTCACCAAATCCAACTCTGATTCCATTTTTTGAACAATATCCACGCATTTTTACTGTGTCGCCATCCATAATAAATTTACGTTGGGAGCCATCGGGCATAGTAATGGGTTTGGTTCCGCGCCATGTAAGTTCAAGCATTGAACCGTATGAATCTTCGGTAGGACCGCTAATTGTGCCTGAAGCATACATATCGCCAATTTGAATATTGCAACCATTGCTCGCATGATGCGTTAATTGCTGATTCATGCTCCAATACATGTATTTAAAATTGGAATTGCTGACTACTTTTTCAGCGCCCATTTCGGGTTGTATGGCTACCTGTAAATGTATGTCGATATTGTTGTTGGACTCGCTGCTTTGCAAATATGGCAATACTTTGGGTTCCTGAATTGGCTGTGGCACTTTAAAAGGTGCAAGTGCCTCCATTGTAACCAGCCAAGGTGAAACGGTACTCGCAAAATTTTTGGCTAAAAATGGTCCCAATGGCACGTATTCCCATGTTTGCATATCGCGTGCACTCCAGTCGTTAAACAACAGCATTCCAAAAATATATTCATTGCTCGCATCGATTGCTATTGTTTCGCCTAACTGTGTTTCTTTTCCAACTACGAAGGCCATTTCCAGTTCAAAATCGAGCATTTTACAAGGACCAAATTCGGGTAATTCAGCATCTGCAGCTTTGGTTTGACCTTTGGGTCGGTGAAAATTAGTACCTGAAACTACAATGCTGGATGCTCGACCGTGATAGCCTATTGGTATGTGTTTCCAATTTGGAAGCAAGGCATTTTTAGGATCACGAAACATGGTTCCTACATTGGTGGCATGTTCGATACTAGAATAAAAATCGGTGTAGTTATTTACCTTAACAGGAATCAGTAATTTGCAATCGGCCGCTGCCAACAATACCTGTTTACAATGCGCTTCGTTGGATGCTAATTGTTTGTTGCCTTCACTAAATAATTCAATTATTCTATTTCTAATTGCTGAAGTTGTTTGTTTTCCTAAAGCAATGAACTCATTTAAAAACCGAGATTCTACTTGTGCTTTTTGCAAAGCATAGCCTTCAAAATACCCTAATTGGTGCATTACGGCAAGGTCTATTACAGTATCGCCAATAATAGTAGCGAGATGTGTGTTTCCTTTGGATGTTTCAATTATTCCGAAAGGTATATTGTAAATTGTAAAATCGCAGGATTCGTCATAAGGAATCCAACTTTTAAGCAAGTGTGTATTTGTAGTTGACATGGGAAAATTTTGAGGCTGCTAAATTAGGTAAAAGCATGGTACTACAAAAAGCAATTGTGTTGAAATAAAAAAGTAAGATTCACTGTGTATGAACGAAGAAATTTTGAATTATTTAATCGAATGTGTTATCTTAAAATCTTACCTAAATCATTTTTTTCAGGGTTGGATTAGTTCTGAATGTAATAAACATAGTTTCGATGAATAACCATAAAGTGCGCTATGTTTGCACGAAGGGCACAAGGGCTTAAGCTAAATTAGTAAACAGGTAATTCCATGAAATTGATTTTTCAAAATTGCCCTTGAAGTTTACTTTTTGAATTAACTGTAGTTATTATTAAACAAAAAAGTTTGCTTTAAATTTATTGATTACCAATATCAATGTAGCAGATGCACAAAAATCAATTTTAATTTGTGCGGCTTAGCAAGTTTAAAAAAGAGTATTTTCGAAAAATATTATGAAAGTGAAGCCTTCTATACTTTATATTCTATCCTTTATTGAAGGAGCCTCTGTAATGGCTGCTGAATTATTAGGAGCAAAAATGCTGGCACCGTTTTTTGGTTCTTCACTTTATGTTTGGTCAACAGTTTTAGCTGTAACTTTAGGAGGATTAGCCAGTGGTTATTTCGCCGGAGGAAGGTTATCGAATAAGGACACTACAAACAAACTGCTGTTTTACATAGTTTTAATGGCTGCAGCGTTTTTAGCACTGATGCCCTTTAGCGCGAAATTTTTGTTGCATTATCTAACAGCAGTTAGTTTGTTACCTGCTTTATTGATAGCCACCATTGTATTTTTATTACCGCCGGTTTTTTTAATGGGAATGGTTTCACCCTTGCTCATTTCGGCAATTACAAAAAATGAAAAAGAGAGCGGTCGAGTGGCAGGATCGATCTATGCGATTTCTACTTGCGGAGGAATTATTGCTACTTTTTTATTGGGCTTTTATATTATTCCTGAATATGGCTTAATTCGTCCCGCTATAGCTTTTTCACTTGTGTTAGCAATACTTCCATTGGTTATTTTGTGGCAGCAAAAAAAGTATTTTCCCTTGGTACTTTTCTTGTTTTGTGTGTGGACGGGTACCGGCAGTTTTAGGGCCGATAAAGCAAGTGACATACTTGTACGTTATCAAAAAGAAGGATTATTGGGACAGTTGCTGGTGG
This region of Bacteroidota bacterium genomic DNA includes:
- the fahA gene encoding fumarylacetoacetase yields the protein MSTTNTHLLKSWIPYDESCDFTIYNIPFGIIETSKGNTHLATIIGDTVIDLAVMHQLGYFEGYALQKAQVESRFLNEFIALGKQTTSAIRNRIIELFSEGNKQLASNEAHCKQVLLAAADCKLLIPVKVNNYTDFYSSIEHATNVGTMFRDPKNALLPNWKHIPIGYHGRASSIVVSGTNFHRPKGQTKAADAELPEFGPCKMLDFELEMAFVVGKETQLGETIAIDASNEYIFGMLLFNDWSARDMQTWEYVPLGPFLAKNFASTVSPWLVTMEALAPFKVPQPIQEPKVLPYLQSSESNNNIDIHLQVAIQPEMGAEKVVSNSNFKYMYWSMNQQLTHHASNGCNIQIGDMYASGTISGPTEDSYGSMLELTWRGTKPITMPDGSQRKFIMDGDTVKMRGYCSKNGIRVGFGEVSAKVLPATK